A region of Toxorhynchites rutilus septentrionalis strain SRP chromosome 1, ASM2978413v1, whole genome shotgun sequence DNA encodes the following proteins:
- the LOC129762231 gene encoding uncharacterized protein LOC129762231 has translation MNTHYWIFLLYFVSLDMLQKCVLGRTRLIRNVYNQKCTSRLESALDTTLRRTQQRSGSGAMIDFSESGPQRQSLFNRSPHNTYEEDIEQLVSEYKQKYNGHKHTHGNKESFFPPSGMTSTSQVEVANLRVRIPHKLQWVVVDRCHFIEKNRTLDTKLEFPDLQISGRVIMHPAGGRCDMILRLRKAGIEFRTVPLIPSGVSGKSRQANVRTDSHFSEPGFISIFAHSCEGPTGIKYRINSKRRHFVKNQQPPTNYDAFYKQDYGSEYPQKRSIDLPEDDDLTGGDVFKLTDADSLFLEPSMFVDVAKEEFTQTATPSTFSAVSNSRTLYSERSPFAYNAYAGNGAGWQTVETNEALDEAYSNEIDSLFSKGVRGLLTTYMQKALQPAIKETLMESMGYTLSYG, from the exons GCAGAACTAGATTGATTCGAAACGTCTACAACCAAAAATGCACCTCCCGACTTGAATCCGCTTTGGACACCACATTGAGACGAACCCAGCAGCGATCAGGATCTGGC GCCATGATAGACTTCTCCGAAAGCGGACCCCAGAGGCAATCACTGTTCAATCGATCACCGCACAACACCTACGAAGAGGATATTGAGCAGCTCGTGTCTGAATACAAGCAAAAATACAATGGTCATAAGCACACCCATGGCAATAAAGAGTCATTCTTTCCCCCGTCCGGCATGACCTCGACCTCCCAGGTCGAGGTGGCAAATCTGCGGGTTAGAATTCCCCACAAACTGCAGTGGGTTGTAGTCGATCGGTGTCATTTTATCGAAAAGAATCGAACTCTGGACACGAAGCTAGAATTTCCCGACCTGCAGATAAGTGGTCGAGTGATAATGCATCCTGCCGGGGGTAGATGTGATATGATATTGCGACTTCGCAAAGCGGGAATTGAGTTCCGAACGGTTCCGCTTATACCTAGCGGAGTGAGCGGCAAAAGCAGACAAGCCAACGTGCGAACGGACTCACACTTTTCCGAGCCGGGATTCATCTCGATATTCGCTCACAGCTGCGAAGGTCCCACCGGGATCAAGTATCGCATCAACTCCAAGAGAAGACATTTCGTCAAGAATCAACAACCCCCGACGAATTACGATGCGTTCTACAAGCAGGACTACGGCAGCGAATACCCGCAGAAGCGATCAATCGACCTCCCGGAGGATGACGATCTGACGGGTGGAGATGTGTTCAAGCTAACCGACGCAGACTCGCTGTTTCTGGAGCCCTCGATGTTCGTAGACGTAGCTAAGGAGGAGTTTACCCAAACCGCGACGCCGAGTACCTTCAGTGCCGTCAGTAACAGCCGGACACTCTACTCAGAACGAAGCCCGTTTGCCTACAATGCCTATGCTGGTAATGGTGCAGGGTGGCAAACGGTTGAAACGAACGAAGCTCTTGATGAGGCTTACTCGAACGAGATCGACAGTCTGTTCTCGAAGGGTGTTCGGGGATTGCTGACGACCTATATGCAGAAAGCGCTGCAGCCGGCTATCAAGGAAACACTGATGGAGAGCATGGGATATACGTTGTCGTATGGATAA